One region of Mycolicibacterium insubricum genomic DNA includes:
- a CDS encoding NAD-dependent succinate-semialdehyde dehydrogenase, which yields MKTAEELIASVPTGLWHRGASAPSESGRTFEVLNPATGTVLAEVADATPADARAALDAAVAAADDWAATPPRKRAEILRAAFETVTARADDFALLMTLEMGKVLPEARGEVAYGAEFLRWFSEEAVRIGGRTATAPAGTGEILVTREPVGPCLAITPWNFPLAMGTRKIGPALAAGATMIVKPAEDTPLTMLALGQVFTEVGLPAGVLSVLPTTDAATVVAELMNDTRLRKVSFTGSTGVGKILLAQAAGNVLRTSMELGGNAPFIVFDDADIDAAVEGAMAAKMRNGGEACTAANRILVHNPVREQFSAALTERIAALRTGPGWHDYSNVGPIINAGQRSSIAELVDAAAAAGARVRTGGAVVDGPGFFYQPTVIDEIPDGCAILTEEIFGPVAAIVGFDTEEEAIAAANDTEYGLAAYFYSQNLARVQRVSRALQAGMVGVNRGVISDPAAPFGGIKQSGLGTEGGSEGIEEYLNIKYIALPPAYPAK from the coding sequence GTGAAGACCGCCGAGGAACTGATCGCGTCGGTGCCCACCGGGCTGTGGCACCGTGGGGCGAGCGCGCCCAGTGAATCCGGACGCACCTTCGAGGTGCTCAACCCGGCCACCGGGACGGTGCTGGCCGAGGTCGCCGACGCCACCCCCGCCGACGCCCGCGCCGCCCTGGACGCCGCCGTCGCCGCAGCCGACGACTGGGCCGCCACCCCGCCGCGCAAACGGGCCGAGATACTGCGGGCGGCATTCGAGACGGTCACCGCCCGCGCCGACGACTTCGCGCTGCTGATGACCCTGGAGATGGGTAAGGTGCTGCCCGAGGCCCGCGGTGAGGTCGCCTACGGTGCGGAGTTCCTGCGCTGGTTCTCCGAGGAGGCGGTGCGCATCGGCGGGCGAACCGCGACCGCGCCGGCGGGCACCGGGGAGATCCTGGTGACCCGCGAGCCCGTCGGGCCGTGCCTGGCGATCACCCCGTGGAACTTTCCGCTGGCCATGGGTACCCGCAAGATCGGGCCGGCGCTGGCGGCCGGGGCCACCATGATCGTCAAACCCGCCGAGGACACTCCGCTGACAATGCTGGCGCTGGGGCAGGTGTTCACCGAGGTCGGGCTGCCGGCCGGAGTGCTGTCGGTGCTGCCGACCACCGACGCCGCCACCGTGGTGGCCGAGCTGATGAACGACACCCGGCTGCGCAAGGTGTCCTTCACCGGTTCCACCGGCGTCGGCAAGATCCTGCTGGCCCAGGCCGCCGGGAACGTGCTGCGGACTTCGATGGAGCTCGGCGGCAACGCGCCGTTCATCGTCTTCGACGACGCCGACATCGACGCCGCCGTCGAGGGTGCGATGGCCGCCAAGATGCGCAACGGTGGGGAGGCCTGCACGGCAGCCAACCGGATCCTGGTGCACAACCCGGTCCGGGAGCAGTTCAGCGCCGCGCTGACCGAGCGGATCGCGGCGCTGCGCACCGGGCCCGGCTGGCACGACTACAGCAACGTCGGCCCGATCATCAACGCCGGGCAGCGATCCTCGATCGCCGAGCTGGTCGACGCCGCGGCCGCCGCCGGCGCCCGGGTGCGCACCGGCGGTGCGGTGGTCGACGGGCCGGGCTTCTTCTACCAGCCGACCGTCATCGACGAGATCCCCGACGGCTGCGCGATCCTGACCGAGGAGATCTTCGGCCCGGTCGCGGCCATCGTCGGGTTCGACACCGAGGAGGAGGCGATCGCCGCGGCCAACGACACCGAGTACGGGCTGGCGGCGTACTTCTACAGCCAGAACCTGGCCCGGGTGCAGCGGGTGTCGCGGGCGCTGCAGGCCGGCATGGTCGGGGTGAACCGCGGGGTGATCTCCGACCCCGCCGCCCCCTTCGGCGGCATCAAGCAGTCCGGCCTGGGCACCGAGGGCGGCAGCGAGGGCATCGAGGAGTACCTGAACATCAAGTACATCGCTTTACCGCCCGCTTACCCGGCTAAGTGA
- the gabT gene encoding 4-aminobutyrate--2-oxoglutarate transaminase has translation MTELRYRLPQVRELRTALPGPRSTDLAARRAVAVAAGVGSTVPVYAADADGGVIVDVDGNSLIDLGSGIAVTTVGASDPRVAEAVREQVGHFTHTCFMVTPYEGYIAVAERLNALTPGDRDKRTVLFNSGAEAVENAVKAARLATGRDAVVAFDHAYHGRTNLTMALTAKAMPYKAHFGPFAPEVYRMPMSYPFRDPGVDGPAAARRAITAIEKQIGADSVAALIIEPIQGEGGFIVPAPGFLPALAEWAKANGVVFIADEVQTGFARTGDWFASSHENLVPDIITMAKGIAGGMPLSAITGRADLLDKVHPGGLGGTYGGNPVACAAALATLDTMVELDLVSRARAIESTVVTRLRALAADVGCIGEVRGRGAMIAVELVGADGYEPDPALTRAVAAKALAAGVLILTCGTYGNVIRLLPPLVIGDDLLDDGLSVLETAIREAVGEQP, from the coding sequence ATGACCGAATTGCGTTACCGCCTACCGCAGGTCCGCGAGCTGCGCACCGCGCTGCCCGGGCCCCGATCGACCGACCTGGCGGCGCGGCGCGCCGTCGCGGTGGCCGCCGGTGTCGGCTCCACCGTGCCGGTCTACGCCGCCGACGCCGACGGTGGCGTCATCGTCGACGTCGACGGCAACTCGCTGATCGACCTGGGCTCCGGCATCGCGGTGACCACCGTCGGGGCGTCCGATCCGCGGGTGGCCGAGGCCGTGCGCGAACAGGTCGGTCACTTCACCCACACCTGCTTCATGGTCACCCCCTACGAGGGTTACATCGCGGTGGCCGAACGGCTCAACGCGTTGACCCCCGGCGACCGCGACAAACGCACCGTGCTGTTCAACTCCGGCGCCGAGGCGGTGGAGAACGCCGTCAAGGCCGCCCGGTTGGCCACCGGCCGCGACGCCGTCGTCGCCTTCGACCACGCCTATCACGGACGCACCAACCTGACCATGGCACTGACCGCGAAAGCGATGCCGTACAAGGCGCATTTCGGCCCGTTCGCGCCGGAGGTGTACCGGATGCCGATGTCGTACCCGTTCCGCGACCCCGGTGTCGACGGACCGGCCGCGGCGCGGCGGGCCATCACCGCCATCGAGAAGCAGATCGGCGCGGACTCGGTGGCCGCGTTGATCATCGAACCGATCCAGGGCGAGGGCGGGTTCATCGTGCCCGCACCCGGCTTCCTGCCCGCCCTGGCGGAGTGGGCGAAGGCCAACGGGGTGGTGTTCATCGCCGACGAGGTGCAGACCGGGTTCGCCCGCACCGGTGACTGGTTCGCCAGCTCGCATGAGAACCTGGTGCCCGACATCATCACCATGGCCAAGGGCATCGCCGGGGGCATGCCGCTGTCGGCGATCACCGGCCGCGCCGACCTGCTCGACAAGGTCCATCCCGGTGGCCTGGGCGGCACCTACGGCGGCAACCCGGTGGCGTGCGCGGCCGCCCTGGCCACCCTGGACACCATGGTCGAGCTCGACCTGGTGAGCCGGGCCCGGGCCATCGAATCCACCGTGGTGACCCGGCTGCGCGCGCTGGCCGCCGACGTCGGGTGCATCGGTGAGGTCCGCGGCCGCGGCGCGATGATCGCCGTCGAACTCGTCGGCGCCGACGGCTACGAACCGGACCCCGCGCTGACCAGGGCGGTGGCCGCCAAGGCCCTGGCCGCCGGCGTGCTGATCCTGACCTGCGGCACCTACGGCAACGTGATCCGGCTGCTGCCCCCGCTGGTCATCGGCGACGACCTGCTCGACGACGGGCTGTCGGTGCTGGAGACCGCCATCCGCGAAGCCGTGGGGGAGCAGCCGTGA
- a CDS encoding APC family permease, which translates to MTTGEPQLTPRGSDLVDKGLAGGKVGTFAGAVLGVSCVAPGYTLTASIGLIVAAVGLKMPAIFIAGFIPMFLTAYAYRELNSRAPDCGASFTWSTKAFGPYVGWMCGWGMVLATIIVLSNLAAIAVEYFYLFLSQLLGIPGIDDLADNKAVNIATTLVFIALATYISSRGISTSEKLQYGLVGFQMVVLVLFAGMAIYKSVTHPATFDGQTLSESFSFDWFNPLHGIAITAFVVGLTGSIFAFWGWDTCLTLGEESKDPQKTPGRAGLLAVITILGTYLLVSVAVMMYAGVGDKGIGLGNEDNGENVFKPLADPVLGKWLGLLLFLAIFASSAASLQTTFLPAARAMLAMGAYGAFPKRLASVHPRYLGPTYATVVAGVITAVFYAVMKVVSEKALMDTVAALGIMICWYYGITAFACIWFFRRELFDNAKNIVYKFICPLIGGVILVLVFVISVGEAWAAGPVLTEVDVAGHPINLHAPGVVFYISVGLLLAGAVLMYVQRSRHPSFFRGETLSRETPPLTDDLEQVP; encoded by the coding sequence ATGACCACCGGCGAACCCCAGCTCACCCCGCGCGGATCCGACCTCGTCGACAAGGGCCTGGCCGGCGGCAAGGTCGGTACGTTTGCCGGTGCGGTACTGGGTGTTTCGTGCGTGGCGCCCGGTTACACGCTGACCGCCAGCATCGGCCTGATCGTGGCGGCGGTCGGGCTGAAGATGCCGGCGATCTTCATCGCCGGTTTCATCCCGATGTTCCTCACGGCCTACGCCTATCGGGAACTGAACTCCCGGGCGCCGGACTGTGGGGCGTCCTTCACCTGGTCCACCAAGGCATTCGGCCCCTACGTCGGTTGGATGTGCGGCTGGGGCATGGTGCTGGCCACCATCATCGTGCTGTCCAACCTGGCCGCCATCGCCGTCGAATACTTCTACCTGTTCCTGTCGCAACTGCTCGGGATACCCGGCATCGACGACCTGGCCGACAACAAGGCGGTCAACATCGCCACCACCCTGGTGTTCATCGCGCTGGCCACCTACATCTCCAGCCGCGGTATCTCCACCTCGGAGAAACTGCAGTACGGCCTGGTCGGTTTCCAGATGGTGGTGCTGGTGCTGTTCGCCGGCATGGCAATCTACAAATCCGTCACCCACCCGGCCACCTTCGACGGCCAGACGCTCAGCGAATCCTTCAGCTTCGACTGGTTCAACCCGCTGCACGGCATCGCCATCACCGCGTTCGTCGTCGGGCTGACCGGTTCGATCTTCGCGTTCTGGGGCTGGGACACCTGCCTGACGCTGGGGGAGGAGTCCAAGGACCCGCAGAAGACCCCCGGGCGGGCCGGCCTGCTGGCCGTCATCACCATCCTGGGCACCTACCTGCTGGTGTCCGTCGCGGTGATGATGTACGCCGGTGTCGGGGACAAGGGCATCGGCCTGGGCAACGAGGACAACGGCGAGAACGTCTTCAAGCCGCTGGCCGACCCGGTGCTGGGCAAGTGGTTGGGGCTGTTGCTGTTCCTGGCGATCTTCGCCTCGTCGGCGGCCAGCCTGCAGACCACGTTCCTGCCCGCCGCGCGCGCCATGCTTGCCATGGGGGCCTACGGCGCGTTCCCGAAGCGGTTGGCCTCGGTACACCCGCGCTACCTCGGCCCGACGTACGCGACGGTGGTGGCCGGGGTCATCACCGCGGTGTTCTACGCGGTGATGAAGGTGGTGTCGGAGAAGGCGCTGATGGATACCGTTGCCGCACTGGGCATCATGATCTGCTGGTACTACGGCATCACCGCATTCGCCTGCATCTGGTTCTTCCGCCGGGAACTGTTCGACAATGCGAAAAACATTGTCTACAAGTTCATTTGCCCGCTGATCGGCGGCGTCATCCTGGTGCTGGTGTTCGTCATCTCGGTGGGTGAGGCGTGGGCCGCCGGCCCGGTGCTCACCGAAGTCGACGTGGCGGGCCACCCGATCAACCTGCATGCCCCGGGCGTGGTGTTCTACATCAGCGTCGGGCTGTTGCTGGCCGGTGCGGTGCTGATGTATGTGCAGCGTTCCCGACACCCGAGTTTCTTCCGCGGCGAGACGTTGAGCCGCGAGACCCCGCCGTTGACCGACGACCTGGAACAGGTGCCATGA
- a CDS encoding universal stress protein, with translation MSAAPMKIYVAYLATDGGRDALTLGVMLARSLGAELAVGMVVPPDTGAALTAGDFEEVITDAADDWLADARHLIPDDVAVSTHIGIYDSTTEGIIAEAERVGAALIVAGGSGGGLLANFTLGSVVNGLIHSAPLPLALAPRGTRESSVTSVRSITAALGTGPGADELLDVAVAGCQRAHVPLRLVSLVALDLMPSRRRADPDALAEAAAHAQELLDNARARLPETVAVESVVATGPSVEEAVSGLDWQPGDVIVAGSSRLAAPRRLFLGSTAAKMMRVLAVPMIVVPREM, from the coding sequence ATGAGCGCCGCGCCAATGAAGATCTACGTCGCCTACCTGGCCACCGACGGCGGCCGGGATGCACTGACGCTGGGGGTCATGCTGGCCCGCAGCCTGGGCGCCGAACTGGCCGTCGGCATGGTGGTGCCGCCGGACACCGGAGCGGCGCTGACCGCCGGTGACTTCGAGGAGGTCATCACCGACGCGGCCGACGACTGGTTGGCCGACGCCCGGCATCTGATCCCCGACGACGTCGCGGTCAGCACCCACATCGGCATCTACGACTCGACCACCGAGGGCATCATCGCCGAGGCGGAGCGCGTCGGCGCGGCACTGATCGTGGCCGGCGGGTCCGGCGGCGGGCTGCTGGCCAACTTCACCCTGGGATCGGTGGTCAACGGGCTGATCCACTCGGCGCCACTGCCATTGGCGTTGGCCCCCCGGGGAACCCGGGAATCGAGCGTCACGTCGGTGCGTTCGATCACCGCCGCGCTGGGCACCGGCCCCGGCGCCGACGAATTGCTCGACGTCGCCGTGGCCGGCTGCCAGCGGGCGCACGTGCCGCTGCGGCTGGTCTCACTGGTCGCCCTGGACCTGATGCCCAGCCGGCGCCGGGCCGACCCGGACGCGCTGGCCGAGGCTGCCGCGCACGCGCAGGAACTGCTGGACAACGCCCGAGCCCGGCTGCCCGAAACCGTCGCCGTCGAATCCGTGGTGGCCACCGGGCCCAGCGTCGAAGAGGCCGTCTCCGGACTCGACTGGCAGCCCGGCGATGTCATCGTCGCCGGATCCAGCCGGCTGGCCGCCCCCCGGCGGCTGTTCCTGGGTTCCACCGCGGCCAAGATGATGCGGGTGCTGGCCGTCCCGATGATCGTCGTACCGCGGGAGATGTGA
- a CDS encoding primary-amine oxidase, which produces MPHTFHPLDPLTADEIDTVTRLLADAHGVGAGWRYAGIALREPSKADISAFDADGTPCERLADVLVFERATNRTYKARVSVSAGSVVSFEHVPDVQTNVTVDEWEEADAALRRNPEVIAALAGRGITDLDLVFMDTWTYAGVLVPPEYAGRRIGWTDTWVRAAAGANPYAGPVNGLHFVIDLNTMELLRIEDTFTVQRPEIMGEYVPRMVPESIRAASTRPPLQPLDITQAGGPSFTLDGNKLTWQNWSLRVGFNPREGMTLHTVSYNDNGRQRSIAHRLSFAEMVVPYRDHCDDHFRRTAFDIGEWGLGFMTTSLTLGCDCLGEIRYLDAVIHDSAGRPKTIENAICIHEEDNAVLWKHVDHHDGAQVRRMRRLTVSFHVTVANYEYLTYWRFYTDGNIECEVRATGIMVVSHLNPGESNPHGTIVDNRTYAPLHQHFLTARMDLDIDGTANTVYRSDTEIEPVGPDNPYGLSLRQVNTPLRTEAEGKQNPDYATQRSWKVVNDNVRTPIGAHPAYKLSPSGAFPPMFADDSPILGRCEVIKHTLWVTPNADDERWPAGEFVNQGGPGMGLPEWTKANRNIENTDVVLWYTFGIHHVTRPEDWPIMPVDVVSFWLKPFGFFDRTPALDVAPTPAKCCR; this is translated from the coding sequence ATGCCGCACACCTTCCACCCGCTCGACCCGCTCACCGCCGACGAGATCGACACCGTCACCCGCCTGCTCGCCGACGCCCACGGCGTCGGCGCCGGCTGGCGCTACGCCGGCATCGCCCTGCGCGAGCCGTCGAAAGCCGACATCTCCGCCTTCGACGCCGACGGCACACCGTGCGAGCGCCTCGCCGACGTCCTGGTCTTCGAGCGGGCGACCAACCGCACCTACAAGGCCCGGGTGTCGGTGTCGGCCGGGTCGGTGGTGTCCTTCGAGCACGTCCCGGACGTGCAGACCAACGTCACCGTCGACGAGTGGGAGGAGGCCGACGCGGCACTGCGGCGCAACCCCGAGGTGATCGCCGCGCTGGCCGGGCGCGGCATCACCGACCTGGACCTGGTGTTCATGGACACCTGGACCTACGCCGGTGTCCTGGTGCCGCCGGAGTACGCCGGCCGGCGCATCGGCTGGACCGACACCTGGGTGCGCGCGGCCGCCGGTGCCAACCCGTACGCCGGCCCGGTCAACGGCCTGCACTTCGTCATCGACCTCAACACCATGGAACTGTTGCGCATCGAGGACACCTTCACCGTGCAGCGCCCGGAGATCATGGGCGAATACGTTCCCCGGATGGTGCCCGAATCCATCCGGGCCGCCAGCACCCGGCCGCCGCTGCAGCCGCTGGACATCACCCAGGCGGGCGGCCCGTCGTTCACCCTCGACGGCAACAAACTGACCTGGCAGAACTGGAGCCTGCGGGTCGGGTTCAACCCGCGCGAGGGCATGACCCTGCACACCGTCTCCTACAACGACAACGGCCGGCAGCGCTCCATCGCGCACCGGCTGTCGTTCGCCGAAATGGTGGTGCCCTACCGGGACCACTGCGACGACCACTTCCGGCGCACCGCGTTCGACATCGGCGAGTGGGGGCTGGGATTCATGACGACGTCGCTGACCCTGGGCTGTGACTGCCTCGGCGAGATCCGCTACCTCGATGCCGTCATCCACGACAGCGCCGGGCGGCCCAAGACCATCGAGAACGCGATCTGCATCCACGAAGAGGACAACGCCGTTCTGTGGAAGCACGTCGACCACCACGACGGCGCGCAGGTGCGCCGGATGCGCCGCCTCACGGTCTCCTTCCACGTCACCGTCGCCAACTACGAGTACCTGACCTACTGGCGCTTCTACACCGACGGCAACATCGAATGCGAGGTCCGGGCCACCGGCATCATGGTGGTCAGCCACCTCAACCCCGGTGAATCCAACCCGCACGGCACCATCGTCGACAACCGCACCTACGCACCGCTGCATCAGCATTTCCTCACCGCCAGAATGGATCTCGACATCGACGGCACCGCCAACACGGTGTACCGGTCGGACACCGAGATCGAACCCGTCGGGCCGGACAACCCGTACGGACTGTCACTGCGCCAGGTCAACACCCCGCTGCGCACCGAGGCCGAGGGCAAGCAGAACCCCGACTACGCCACCCAGCGGTCCTGGAAGGTCGTCAACGACAACGTCCGCACTCCCATCGGCGCCCACCCCGCCTACAAGCTGTCGCCCAGCGGCGCCTTCCCGCCCATGTTCGCCGACGACTCCCCGATCCTGGGCCGCTGCGAGGTCATCAAGCACACCCTGTGGGTGACCCCCAACGCCGACGACGAACGCTGGCCCGCAGGTGAATTCGTCAACCAGGGCGGCCCGGGCATGGGCCTGCCGGAATGGACCAAGGCCAACCGCAACATCGAGAACACCGACGTGGTGCTCTGGTACACCTTCGGCATCCACCACGTCACCCGGCCCGAGGACTGGCCGATCATGCCCGTCGACGTCGTCAGCTTCTGGCTCAAACCGTTCGGCTTCTTCGACCGCACCCCGGCCCTGGACGTCGCACCCACCCCCGCGAAGTGCTGTCGATGA
- a CDS encoding gamma-aminobutyraldehyde dehydrogenase: protein MTSRLQNFIDGAFVDSAATEDIQIVNPADEKVVAVSPVSTAAEITAAVDAAERAFGAWAATTPSKRQAALLRLADAIEANADAIVAAQVRNTGQLTAMVKSEEVLVCADQVRFFAGAARMLEGRAAGEYLEGFTSYVRREPIGIVGQVTPWNYPFMMAIWKIAPALAAGNTVVLKPSDTTPESTLELARITAGILPDGVFNVVLGNAATGSALIGDPRLGLVAITGSVRAGIAVATSAAVDVKRAHLELGGKAPAVVFADADIARAAEGIAQAAFFNAGQDCTAATRAIVAESVHDEFVAALVEQAGKLRPGAPDDPDAFYGSLNNAAHFGRVRDKIAALPAHATVVTGGNRVGDRGYYFEPTVITGVRQDDPIVQEETFGPILTVQSFDTEEQAVALANGVNYGLAASVWTTDHATANRMSIRVDAGAVWINCHIPLVAEMPHGGFKHSGYGKDLSAYGLEDYTRIKHVMSSND, encoded by the coding sequence ATGACCAGCAGATTGCAGAACTTCATCGACGGCGCGTTCGTCGACTCGGCAGCCACCGAGGACATCCAGATCGTCAACCCCGCCGACGAGAAGGTGGTCGCGGTGTCCCCGGTGTCCACCGCCGCGGAGATCACCGCCGCCGTCGACGCCGCCGAACGCGCCTTCGGGGCCTGGGCCGCCACCACCCCGAGCAAACGCCAGGCGGCGCTGCTGCGGCTGGCCGACGCCATCGAGGCCAACGCCGATGCCATCGTCGCGGCCCAGGTCCGCAACACCGGCCAGCTCACCGCGATGGTCAAATCCGAGGAGGTGCTGGTCTGCGCCGACCAGGTGCGGTTCTTCGCCGGCGCCGCCCGGATGCTGGAGGGCCGCGCGGCCGGCGAATACCTGGAGGGCTTCACCTCCTATGTGCGACGGGAGCCGATCGGCATCGTCGGCCAGGTCACCCCGTGGAACTACCCGTTCATGATGGCGATCTGGAAGATCGCCCCGGCACTGGCCGCCGGCAACACCGTCGTGCTCAAACCGTCGGACACCACCCCCGAATCCACCCTGGAACTGGCGCGCATCACCGCCGGCATCCTGCCCGACGGCGTGTTCAACGTGGTGCTCGGCAACGCGGCCACCGGCTCGGCGCTGATCGGCGACCCGAGGCTGGGCCTGGTCGCCATCACCGGCTCGGTCCGCGCCGGCATCGCGGTGGCCACCTCCGCGGCCGTCGACGTCAAACGCGCCCACCTCGAACTCGGCGGCAAGGCCCCGGCCGTGGTGTTCGCCGACGCCGACATCGCCCGGGCCGCCGAGGGCATCGCGCAGGCCGCGTTCTTCAACGCCGGCCAGGACTGCACCGCCGCCACCCGCGCCATCGTCGCCGAATCCGTGCACGACGAGTTCGTCGCGGCACTGGTCGAACAGGCCGGAAAACTACGACCCGGCGCCCCCGACGATCCCGACGCCTTCTACGGCTCGCTGAACAACGCCGCGCACTTCGGCCGGGTCCGCGACAAGATCGCCGCGCTGCCGGCGCATGCGACCGTCGTCACCGGCGGCAACCGGGTCGGCGATCGCGGGTATTACTTCGAGCCGACCGTCATCACCGGGGTGCGCCAGGACGATCCGATCGTCCAGGAGGAGACCTTCGGCCCGATCCTGACCGTGCAGTCGTTCGACACCGAGGAGCAGGCCGTCGCACTGGCGAACGGCGTGAACTACGGGCTGGCCGCCAGCGTCTGGACCACCGACCACGCCACCGCCAACCGGATGAGCATCCGCGTCGACGCCGGCGCGGTGTGGATCAACTGCCACATCCCGCTGGTCGCCGAGATGCCGCACGGCGGGTTCAAGCACTCCGGGTACGGCAAGGACCTGTCGGCCTACGGGCTGGAGGACTACACCCGCATCAAGCACGTGATGAGCAGCAACGACTGA
- a CDS encoding PucR family transcriptional regulator encodes MTVPVRWLLGRRALGLDLRAGHAGVSAPIGVVTTTELTDPTPWLSGGELVLTTGIGLPEDDDGRRAYLYRLADAGVAALGFGVGVRMPATPRALIDAADERGLALFDVPLPTPFVALVQAVVNESARQQSQSSTHARNVQQRMTRAAVSGGPDATLRALASGCAGIAVLADRHGRINPPILDPAVQALVFDQIRRNPGSSAVESVGPGAIVTQPIRVGHTGHGWLAVVFEHPPQPTDHILIGHANSLLALDFEKPLRLRTAQHRLNAAALGVLLAADADLGPAQQLVAEAADNTGIRALVLCADTSAALAEPLHQALQAAGRPVFVHTEATQATVVLRGGDGTGFAARLLDGLPSGLRRHTRAGLSTPAPVAQLAGAVAEARRSAAAAPPGGEVLDAARMAGRTLLEDPATRAALGQLAGTLIAPLHDADPALVTSLRAFLEHHGHWEAAATAAGVHRHTLRARLARIEELLGVDLGSARVRAELLLALLADG; translated from the coding sequence ATGACGGTCCCGGTGCGCTGGCTGCTCGGTCGGCGCGCGCTGGGCCTGGACCTGCGGGCCGGGCACGCCGGAGTATCGGCGCCGATCGGCGTGGTCACCACCACCGAGCTGACCGACCCGACACCGTGGCTCTCCGGCGGCGAACTGGTGCTGACCACCGGCATCGGTCTGCCCGAGGACGACGACGGCCGCCGCGCCTACCTGTACCGGCTGGCCGACGCGGGGGTCGCCGCCCTCGGCTTCGGGGTGGGGGTACGGATGCCGGCGACGCCGCGGGCGCTGATCGACGCTGCCGACGAGCGGGGACTGGCACTGTTCGACGTCCCCCTGCCCACCCCGTTCGTGGCCCTGGTCCAGGCCGTCGTCAACGAATCGGCCCGCCAGCAGTCCCAGTCGTCCACCCATGCCCGCAACGTGCAGCAACGGATGACCCGCGCCGCGGTGTCCGGTGGCCCCGACGCGACGCTGCGGGCGCTGGCGTCCGGCTGCGCGGGGATCGCCGTGCTGGCCGACCGGCACGGGCGGATCAACCCACCCATCCTCGACCCGGCGGTGCAGGCGCTCGTCTTCGACCAGATCCGGCGCAACCCCGGTTCCTCGGCCGTCGAGTCCGTCGGGCCGGGGGCGATCGTCACCCAGCCGATCCGGGTCGGCCACACCGGTCACGGCTGGCTGGCCGTGGTGTTCGAGCACCCGCCGCAGCCCACCGACCACATCCTGATCGGGCACGCCAACTCGCTGCTGGCGCTGGACTTCGAGAAACCACTGCGGCTGCGCACCGCCCAACACCGGCTTAACGCCGCGGCGCTGGGCGTGCTGCTGGCCGCCGACGCCGACCTGGGCCCGGCGCAGCAGCTGGTGGCCGAGGCAGCCGACAACACCGGCATCCGGGCGTTGGTGCTGTGCGCCGACACCTCGGCCGCGCTGGCCGAACCCCTGCACCAGGCGCTGCAGGCCGCGGGTCGTCCGGTCTTCGTGCACACCGAGGCCACGCAGGCCACGGTGGTGCTGCGCGGCGGCGACGGCACCGGGTTCGCCGCCCGGCTGCTCGACGGGCTGCCCTCCGGGCTGCGCCGGCACACCCGCGCCGGGCTCAGCACTCCCGCGCCGGTGGCACAGCTGGCCGGCGCGGTGGCCGAGGCCCGCCGCAGTGCCGCTGCGGCGCCGCCCGGCGGCGAGGTGCTCGACGCGGCGCGGATGGCGGGGCGCACCCTGCTGGAGGACCCGGCGACCCGGGCGGCGCTGGGGCAGCTGGCCGGCACCCTGATCGCTCCGCTGCACGACGCCGACCCCGCACTGGTGACCTCCCTGCGCGCCTTCCTGGAGCACCACGGCCACTGGGAGGCCGCCGCCACCGCCGCCGGGGTGCATCGCCACACGCTGCGCGCCCGGCTGGCCCGGATCGAGGAACTGCTCGGGGTAGACCTGGGGTCGGCGCGGGTGCGCGCCGAGCTGCTGCTGGCACTGCTGGCCGACGGCTGA
- a CDS encoding MspA family porin has protein sequence MTAGIAAVPAAPPPPANADPVPMAAQIYDKVSRDGWHMQIRIDNETINSVPNLAEASNSREGFVTASGTATVSGGASPITDSIFILGYQLGCQSDVSTGLQFGGTAGIAPLGSVGVGGGVPVGASVGLGAGAAGFVQTVVQPGVIVDLPLANMALSDGGEAMLDIDNIHIKADACGGDVTIRSYAYLRISTAVAHTEYAIYGDPAKI, from the coding sequence ATGACCGCCGGCATCGCGGCCGTCCCCGCCGCACCCCCGCCACCCGCGAATGCCGATCCGGTGCCGATGGCCGCCCAGATCTACGACAAGGTGAGCCGCGACGGCTGGCACATGCAGATCCGGATCGACAACGAGACGATCAACTCAGTGCCGAACCTGGCTGAAGCCTCCAACTCGCGGGAGGGCTTTGTGACCGCCTCGGGCACCGCGACGGTCAGCGGCGGCGCCAGTCCGATCACCGACAGCATCTTCATCCTCGGCTACCAGTTGGGTTGCCAGTCCGACGTGTCCACCGGCCTGCAGTTCGGTGGCACCGCCGGCATAGCGCCGCTGGGATCGGTCGGTGTCGGCGGTGGGGTGCCGGTGGGTGCCAGTGTCGGACTCGGCGCCGGGGCTGCCGGCTTCGTGCAGACCGTCGTGCAGCCGGGGGTGATCGTCGACCTGCCGCTGGCCAATATGGCGCTCAGTGACGGGGGCGAGGCGATGCTCGACATCGACAACATCCACATCAAGGCCGACGCCTGCGGCGGTGACGTCACCATCCGGTCGTACGCCTACCTGCGGATCTCTACCGCCGTCGCCCACACCGAATACGCCATCTACGGCGACCCGGCCAAGATCTGA